A genomic window from Xyrauchen texanus isolate HMW12.3.18 chromosome 31, RBS_HiC_50CHRs, whole genome shotgun sequence includes:
- the LOC127624635 gene encoding uncharacterized protein LOC127624635 produces the protein MHFIYRFSQGLRLRQVDMLQEGITGSSSTLTKLAYRLRGVCKSAIKRMRRRGDLKIGKRHEIVFIDESKFGHKRKYNRGRQSNRASWVFGMLGVKEEFRRPILKVVNQRSAQHLMPILQKHVRQGSTVVSDGWRAYNGLRDAGYNHLTVNHKEVFVDPQTGAHTQNIERLWGVCKATVWRCRRNRTESRLKDHLKVIEWTYWRGDVHKNGPLGMILHDIRRKYPV, from the exons ATGCATTTTATTTACAG ATTTTCTCAAGGACTCAGGTTGCGGCAAGTGGACATGCTACAGGAAGGCATCACTGGAAGCTCTTCTACACTGACTAAACTTGCTTATCGTCTGCGTGGAGTCTGCAAATCTGCAATTAAAAGAATGAGGAGAAGAGGTGACCTGAAAATTGGAAAAAGACatgaaattgtttttattgatgagagcaaatttggcCACAAAAGAAAG TACAACCGAGGAAGACAGAGCAACAGGGCATCATGGGTGTTTGGAATGCTTGGGGTCAAAGAGGAGTTCAGAAGACCCATTCTGAAAGTTGTCAATCAGCGTTCAGCTCAACACCTCATGCCAATTCTCCAGAAGCATGTGAGACAAGGAAGCACTGTTGTGTCAGATGGGTGGAGAGCCTATAACGGTCTCAGAGATGCTGGATATAACCATCTAACTGTGAACCATAAAGAGGTTTTTGTTGATCCTCAGACAGGTGCTCACACACAGAACATTGAGAGATTGTGGGGAGTTTGCAAGGCAACAGTGTGGAGATGTAGGAGGAACCGCACAGAAAGCAGGCTCAAAGACCACTTAAAAGTAATTGAGTGGACGTACTGGCGTGGTGACGTACATAAAAATGGCCCCCTGGGAATGATTTTGCATGACATCAGAAGGAAGTATCCTGTGTGA